A window of the Leptospira brenneri genome harbors these coding sequences:
- a CDS encoding putative peptidyl-prolyl cis-trans isomerase — protein MSRFFVLFFASVLAVSFLFFPLVSLNSYESLNAVLAIVGPKSISTLDYEEGIERYKNLSRFFPSYRKKGSLHSQVIDFLIDRAVVDNAADEESIQVNEKRIEAEIQKRMEAQGITDLEQFKKSVQSQFNLPYDVWLEDLPYQIKKGQLLQIKVSPPLPSEQEVQAWYNKNKAKVGSEFKFREITLSPTNASIDEETRVFNELTEIRNKSLKDPSFFKLVASGPRNESRYRLNGGLVNWVPTFELYKTQPITASVLTQVGGPGKISEVFRDDRKRYCIVLIEGMRPTPLDAVRKGIQGFLFREKEQTSFEDWVSTTRKNTTISIFDPIYIKEHNISNPEEKYNTD, from the coding sequence ATGTCTCGATTTTTCGTTTTGTTTTTTGCATCGGTTCTTGCCGTTAGCTTTCTTTTTTTCCCTCTCGTAAGTTTAAATTCTTACGAATCTTTAAATGCGGTTCTTGCCATCGTTGGACCCAAATCCATTTCCACTTTGGACTATGAAGAAGGAATTGAACGTTATAAAAACCTTTCTCGTTTTTTCCCCAGCTACCGTAAAAAAGGATCTCTCCATTCCCAGGTCATCGACTTTTTAATCGATAGGGCTGTGGTCGACAATGCCGCCGATGAAGAATCCATCCAGGTGAATGAAAAACGAATCGAAGCTGAAATCCAAAAGAGGATGGAAGCCCAAGGGATCACCGATCTAGAACAATTTAAAAAATCGGTTCAAAGCCAATTCAATTTACCTTATGATGTCTGGTTAGAGGATTTACCTTACCAAATCAAAAAAGGCCAACTCCTTCAAATTAAGGTGAGTCCACCACTACCTTCCGAACAAGAAGTCCAAGCATGGTATAACAAAAACAAGGCGAAAGTAGGATCAGAGTTTAAATTTCGAGAAATTACACTTTCTCCTACCAATGCCTCCATTGACGAAGAAACAAGGGTTTTCAACGAACTCACTGAAATTAGAAATAAATCGCTAAAAGATCCTTCTTTCTTTAAACTAGTGGCCTCAGGCCCAAGAAATGAATCTCGTTATCGTCTGAATGGAGGTTTGGTTAATTGGGTTCCAACCTTTGAATTGTACAAAACCCAACCCATCACAGCATCTGTATTAACACAAGTTGGTGGGCCAGGAAAAATTTCAGAAGTTTTTAGAGATGATCGCAAACGTTATTGTATTGTTTTGATTGAAGGGATGAGACCCACTCCACTAGATGCGGTCAGAAAAGGAATTCAAGGATTTCTATTTCGAGAAAAAGAACAAACTTCATTCGAAGATTGGGTTTCTACAACTCGTAAAAATACGACCATTTCTATCTTTGATCCTATTTATATCAAAGAACATAACATAAGTAATCCTGAAGAAAAATACAATACAGACTAA
- a CDS encoding aspartate kinase — MSSKIVVQKYGGTSVGDTTKIQNVAKRIKRYHDEGQKVAVVVSAMGHTTDELVDLADQISKNPPKREMDMLLSTGEQVSIALLAIALNELGVPAQSFTGSQLKILTDGNFSNGKIEMIDRSRIDEAFNKGKVVIVAGFQGIDKDENIVTLGRGGSDTSAVALAAALGADECEIYTDVDGVYTADPRKIATAKMHKQITYEEMLELASLGAGVLHSRSVELGMNYNVVIHVRSSFHDKPGTLVMSEDKIMEKMKVSGVTAKGDQARVTIADVKDKPGIAAELFTQLANKDVIVDVIVQSSPRDGINTISFTIARKDIAAAKPIIDAYAKDHGNGKAEIDENISIVSAVGVGMKSHVGVAAKMFQSLAEKNINIEMISTSEIKISCVIKQNQAEDAVKALHTTFIG; from the coding sequence ATGTCATCGAAAATCGTTGTCCAAAAATACGGTGGAACCTCCGTGGGAGACACCACTAAAATCCAAAATGTGGCCAAACGTATCAAACGTTACCACGACGAAGGCCAGAAAGTTGCCGTTGTTGTTTCTGCAATGGGACATACTACTGACGAACTTGTCGATTTGGCTGACCAGATTTCTAAGAACCCTCCCAAACGAGAAATGGATATGTTGCTTTCGACGGGTGAACAAGTGTCGATTGCTCTTCTCGCCATCGCTCTCAATGAACTGGGAGTTCCTGCTCAATCCTTTACTGGTTCTCAATTAAAAATATTAACCGATGGAAATTTCTCCAACGGGAAAATCGAAATGATTGATCGCTCTAGGATCGATGAAGCATTTAACAAAGGGAAGGTGGTAATTGTTGCCGGTTTCCAAGGAATCGATAAAGACGAAAACATTGTGACCCTTGGTCGCGGAGGAAGTGATACTTCTGCAGTGGCTCTTGCCGCCGCTCTCGGTGCTGATGAATGTGAAATTTATACAGATGTTGATGGTGTTTACACTGCCGACCCAAGAAAAATCGCAACAGCAAAGATGCACAAACAAATCACTTATGAAGAAATGTTGGAACTCGCAAGCCTCGGTGCAGGAGTACTTCATTCTAGAAGTGTTGAGTTAGGTATGAATTATAACGTGGTCATTCACGTTCGATCCAGTTTCCACGACAAACCGGGAACTTTAGTGATGAGTGAGGATAAAATTATGGAAAAGATGAAAGTGAGTGGAGTTACCGCAAAAGGTGACCAAGCCCGAGTGACCATTGCTGACGTAAAAGACAAACCGGGAATTGCAGCAGAATTATTTACTCAATTAGCAAATAAAGATGTGATTGTTGACGTGATTGTTCAGTCATCACCAAGAGATGGAATCAATACCATTTCCTTCACGATTGCCAGAAAAGACATTGCTGCCGCAAAACCGATCATTGATGCCTATGCAAAAGATCATGGAAACGGTAAAGCCGAGATCGATGAAAATATCTCTATTGTTTCAGCAGTTGGTGTGGGAATGAAATCCCATGTGGGTGTTGCTGCAAAGATGTTCCAATCACTTGCAGAAAAAAACATCAATATTGAAATGATTTCCACATCCGAGATCAAAATTTCCTGCGTCATCAAACAAAACCAAGCAGAAGATGCAGTAAAGGCTTTACATACAACCTTCATCGGGTAA
- a CDS encoding acyl-CoA desaturase yields MNSSPSTVTPVVKEQAPFLFLILFFLVQATVLTVFTVPFSLSLVWVAVGSYFLRMFGITAAYHRYFSHASFKTSRVFQFVLAWIGAMAMQKGPLWWAAHHRNHHKYSDTEKDIHSPSRKGFWYSHMFWFLRNDYNDYESKLIPDFYKYPELRILDRYHWIAPLSYAVLLYAIGGWGWLVYGYAVSTFFLGHATWTINSLSHVYGSVRFDSRDTSKNNLWLALLTMGEGWHNNHHYYCSSANQGFYWYEVDISYYILKVLSWFGIVWDLKKPPKKVLEEGLLRDREEKERKRNLEQNKPKVKVKNKVEILST; encoded by the coding sequence ATGAATTCTTCTCCCTCTACTGTCACACCTGTTGTCAAAGAACAAGCACCATTTCTTTTCCTGATTTTGTTCTTTTTAGTCCAAGCCACGGTTCTTACTGTCTTTACGGTTCCATTTTCCTTATCTTTGGTTTGGGTGGCTGTCGGTTCCTATTTCCTTCGTATGTTTGGAATTACGGCTGCTTACCACCGTTACTTTTCTCATGCCTCATTCAAAACTTCACGGGTTTTTCAATTTGTTTTGGCATGGATTGGTGCGATGGCTATGCAAAAAGGACCTCTTTGGTGGGCGGCTCATCATAGAAACCACCACAAGTATTCTGATACAGAAAAGGACATTCATTCCCCTAGCCGAAAAGGGTTTTGGTATTCCCATATGTTTTGGTTTTTACGAAACGATTACAATGATTATGAATCCAAACTAATCCCTGATTTTTATAAATATCCAGAGCTACGTATCCTCGATCGTTACCATTGGATTGCTCCTTTGAGTTATGCGGTTTTACTTTATGCCATTGGCGGTTGGGGTTGGCTTGTGTATGGTTATGCTGTTTCCACTTTCTTTTTAGGGCATGCTACTTGGACGATCAATTCTCTTTCCCATGTTTATGGGTCTGTCCGGTTTGATTCACGCGATACAAGTAAAAACAATTTATGGCTTGCCCTTCTTACTATGGGAGAAGGTTGGCATAACAATCACCATTATTACTGCTCATCGGCAAACCAAGGTTTCTATTGGTATGAGGTTGATATATCTTACTATATTTTGAAAGTTCTGAGTTGGTTTGGGATTGTTTGGGATCTAAAAAAACCTCCTAAAAAAGTTTTGGAGGAAGGTCTTCTTCGTGATCGGGAAGAAAAAGAAAGAAAACGTAATTTAGAACAAAACAAACCTAAAGTGAAGGTAAAAAACAAAGTAGAGATTCTTTCTACTTAA
- a CDS encoding LIC13255 family lipoprotein, producing MKLFFQRKWILLFFIGSTFDCIQNRDDLFYSAYEGNQKTFETYAAKNSACGKEKLPGTLFLGRVKIDDLKLCFRAIELVTCTTWNTEGYLPDSCKSIGTKFN from the coding sequence ATGAAGTTATTCTTCCAAAGGAAATGGATCCTTTTATTTTTCATTGGATCCACTTTCGATTGCATCCAAAATCGAGATGATTTGTTTTATTCTGCTTATGAAGGAAATCAAAAAACCTTTGAAACTTATGCGGCGAAAAACTCTGCCTGTGGCAAAGAAAAACTTCCAGGAACACTTTTCCTAGGAAGGGTCAAAATTGATGATCTCAAACTTTGTTTTCGAGCCATTGAACTCGTTACCTGCACTACTTGGAATACAGAAGGTTATCTTCCCGATTCCTGTAAGTCAATTGGAACGAAATTTAATTAA
- a CDS encoding LEA type 2 family protein, with amino-acid sequence MVRKFLFLFVVLTSLSFTHCLSDTKKNLESLKACKFDLVDVRVDLKPNPNFPLIPLVDLFPQVSVVNPNNTKVSIYQFDLEIELVTPNGKEYIGKLQNETPLEVEPNSESMVVLKLIPEQKQSILPKLLLLARQLTDAAKRGEDAEFEIYGTVQVDSALGKLPIPVREVSRIKLKK; translated from the coding sequence TTGGTCCGTAAGTTTTTATTTTTATTCGTCGTTCTAACTTCTTTATCTTTTACTCATTGCCTCAGTGATACAAAAAAGAATTTAGAAAGCCTCAAGGCTTGTAAGTTTGATTTGGTAGATGTTCGAGTTGACCTAAAACCAAATCCAAACTTTCCATTAATCCCTTTGGTAGATTTATTCCCGCAGGTTTCCGTAGTAAATCCGAACAACACAAAAGTGAGTATTTACCAATTTGATTTAGAGATCGAACTTGTGACTCCCAATGGGAAAGAATACATTGGAAAACTTCAAAATGAAACTCCTCTCGAAGTGGAACCCAATTCAGAATCCATGGTCGTTCTCAAACTCATTCCAGAACAAAAACAATCCATCCTTCCTAAACTTCTACTTTTAGCCAGACAACTAACGGATGCTGCAAAACGAGGAGAAGATGCAGAGTTTGAAATTTATGGAACTGTTCAAGTCGACAGTGCCCTGGGAAAACTTCCAATTCCCGTCCGCGAAGTTTCTCGGATCAAACTAAAAAAATGA
- a CDS encoding zinc-binding dehydrogenase, whose translation MKAVTILKYDESEPQLELREKDIPTPKDNEVRIKIHLSPINPSDLMFIRGLYGFKKKAPVSAGFEASGTVDAVGASIKTLKVGMNVSCVAPQNDGAWAEYMITTEENCLPLADGVSLDEGSSFFVNPMTAWAMVAKGAKEGHPAMIQTAAASALGKMVVRLCKERGIPLINVVRKKEQEESLAEIGAENILNSSSPNYQKDLFKISKKLNATYAIDAVAGETAQSLVECMPYGSKLVCYGALSEKPFAVNSGIILFQNKKIEGFWLSSWIYEIGLEEFQKQATEAQKYLKTVFQTKINKRFKFEDYKEGLEFYKQNMTEGKVVFGP comes from the coding sequence ATGAAAGCAGTCACCATCCTAAAATACGACGAATCCGAACCCCAATTGGAACTCCGAGAAAAAGACATCCCCACTCCCAAAGATAACGAAGTGCGGATCAAAATCCATCTTTCTCCGATCAATCCTTCTGACCTTATGTTCATTCGTGGACTCTATGGTTTTAAGAAAAAAGCACCGGTGTCTGCGGGATTTGAAGCCAGCGGAACCGTAGATGCTGTCGGAGCCTCTATCAAAACTCTGAAAGTTGGAATGAATGTTTCTTGTGTGGCTCCTCAAAATGATGGGGCTTGGGCCGAATACATGATCACAACGGAAGAAAATTGTTTACCGTTAGCGGATGGAGTGAGCCTAGATGAAGGTTCTAGTTTTTTTGTAAACCCAATGACTGCTTGGGCCATGGTTGCAAAAGGTGCTAAAGAAGGACATCCCGCAATGATCCAAACCGCTGCTGCCAGTGCTCTTGGAAAAATGGTAGTGCGACTTTGTAAAGAACGTGGAATTCCTTTAATCAATGTTGTGCGAAAAAAAGAACAAGAAGAAAGTTTAGCGGAAATCGGCGCAGAAAACATTTTAAATTCCAGTTCTCCCAACTACCAAAAAGACCTATTTAAAATTTCTAAAAAACTAAATGCAACTTATGCAATCGATGCCGTGGCAGGAGAAACAGCACAGTCCCTTGTGGAATGTATGCCTTATGGTTCCAAACTTGTTTGTTACGGTGCGCTCTCGGAAAAACCATTTGCAGTCAATTCTGGAATCATTTTATTCCAAAACAAAAAAATCGAAGGGTTTTGGTTGTCTTCTTGGATTTATGAAATTGGATTAGAAGAATTTCAAAAACAAGCAACGGAAGCTCAGAAATATTTAAAAACAGTTTTCCAAACCAAAATCAACAAACGGTTTAAATTTGAAGATTATAAAGAAGGTTTGGAATTTTATAAACAAAATATGACCGAAGGGAAGGTAGTGTTTGGTCCGTAA
- a CDS encoding MlaD family protein, which translates to MKSKKLSKESLTGIVFFSILVFAFFTTVIEPDRPAKKYPYRLSLFYSRIDGIKEGTEVRILGIQKGYVAHIDSKPLMDVPDRRFLDHNMDHAIELHIALEDPLTLWDNYEVDFQTVTLFSGRIININPGSSDGKRPFFKPTFREGEKTPDYLPSARYFDDFFKATSVTMEENRADLRQITLDFRSITDKLNQTEGTIPKLVGSTEMYDELLATIKDAENIGKEGRRYMESSRNLESTMPIPFLITASYYGRTTPITGRRIGPQN; encoded by the coding sequence GTGAAATCGAAAAAGTTATCCAAAGAATCTCTTACGGGGATCGTTTTTTTTTCTATTTTAGTCTTCGCATTTTTCACAACGGTCATTGAGCCGGATCGTCCTGCCAAAAAATATCCTTATCGGTTGTCGCTTTTTTACTCTAGAATCGATGGAATCAAAGAGGGAACTGAGGTTCGGATTTTGGGAATCCAAAAAGGATATGTGGCCCATATTGATTCCAAACCGCTAATGGATGTTCCTGACCGTCGATTCCTCGATCATAACATGGATCATGCGATTGAACTCCACATTGCTTTAGAAGATCCCTTAACTCTGTGGGATAACTATGAAGTGGATTTTCAAACGGTAACATTATTTTCGGGAAGGATTATCAATATCAACCCAGGAAGTTCGGATGGGAAACGACCTTTTTTTAAACCCACATTCCGTGAGGGTGAAAAAACTCCTGACTACCTACCGTCGGCTCGTTATTTTGATGATTTTTTCAAAGCGACCTCGGTGACAATGGAAGAAAATCGAGCAGACCTCAGACAAATCACCTTGGATTTTCGTTCGATCACCGATAAATTAAATCAAACAGAAGGTACGATTCCCAAATTAGTAGGGAGTACGGAAATGTATGATGAACTTCTTGCGACGATTAAAGACGCAGAAAACATAGGAAAAGAAGGAAGACGTTATATGGAAAGTTCTCGCAATTTAGAGAGCACCATGCCGATTCCTTTTTTAATTACAGCATCGTATTACGGACGTACAACGCCAATTACGGGAAGAAGGATTGGACCACAAAATTAA
- a CDS encoding glycosyltransferase codes for MKVAIIHDWLTGMRGGEIVLDSLLKAFPEADLFTLFYSKGKLNERIEGRKITTAFTNNLPFKEKYYRYYLPVFPTAIESLDLKGYDVVISSSHCVAKGVIPHPDTFHLSYIHSPMRYVWDMYYDYFPKRSGLKFFLLQSIANYLRTWDAASANRVDYFTCNSHFVGRRIQKYYRRDYKIVYPPCLPQDFRVHDNSKDDYYLMVSAFAPYKKIDLAIEAFRENGKPLILVGGGQEEGKLVKNLPKNILWKKGLPRTEVVELYKKARGFIFPGMEDFGITPVESQAYATPVIAYGKGGALESVKEDRTGVFFKEQTVKSLNDAIQRAEKIHFKRGDFQNSINRFTEEKFVSEIRKVVDRHK; via the coding sequence ATGAAAGTTGCAATTATACATGATTGGCTCACCGGTATGCGCGGTGGCGAGATAGTTCTTGATAGTTTATTAAAAGCATTTCCTGAAGCTGATTTATTTACTCTTTTTTATTCCAAAGGCAAACTGAACGAAAGGATTGAGGGACGTAAAATCACTACGGCTTTTACAAATAATCTTCCTTTTAAAGAAAAATACTATCGTTACTACTTACCAGTATTTCCCACTGCGATTGAATCTTTGGATCTAAAAGGTTATGATGTGGTCATTAGTTCTTCGCATTGTGTTGCAAAAGGTGTGATCCCTCATCCAGATACTTTCCATTTGAGTTATATCCATAGTCCTATGCGGTATGTTTGGGATATGTATTATGATTATTTTCCAAAACGAAGTGGTTTAAAATTTTTTCTTTTACAGTCCATTGCTAATTACCTGCGCACATGGGATGCTGCATCCGCAAACCGGGTGGATTATTTTACATGTAACTCTCATTTTGTGGGAAGAAGGATTCAAAAATACTATCGCCGTGATTATAAAATTGTTTATCCTCCATGTTTGCCTCAAGATTTCCGAGTTCATGATAACTCCAAAGATGATTATTATCTGATGGTTTCTGCCTTTGCTCCTTATAAAAAAATTGATCTAGCCATTGAAGCCTTCCGAGAAAACGGAAAACCTCTTATCCTTGTGGGCGGGGGCCAGGAAGAGGGCAAACTAGTCAAAAATTTGCCAAAAAACATCCTTTGGAAAAAGGGCCTACCCCGGACGGAAGTGGTGGAACTTTACAAAAAGGCCAGAGGGTTTATTTTTCCGGGGATGGAAGACTTCGGAATCACTCCGGTAGAGTCCCAGGCCTATGCCACTCCCGTGATTGCGTATGGGAAGGGAGGTGCCCTGGAATCAGTCAAGGAGGACCGGACTGGGGTATTTTTCAAAGAGCAGACCGTAAAATCCTTAAATGATGCCATCCAAAGGGCAGAAAAGATCCATTTCAAACGCGGAGATTTCCAAAATTCCATCAATCGGTTTACTGAAGAAAAATTCGTAAGCGAAATTCGAAAGGTAGTCGATAGACATAAATAG
- a CDS encoding flagellar FlbD family protein — MVILHRLKGAEFVLNADLIETIEANPDTIITLVNEKKFIVQEPVAEVLEKVVAYQTRIHNLPRVKDRPEET; from the coding sequence TTGGTCATTTTACATCGACTCAAAGGTGCTGAATTTGTTCTCAATGCAGATTTGATTGAGACCATTGAAGCGAATCCGGATACGATCATCACTCTTGTGAATGAGAAGAAATTCATTGTACAAGAGCCCGTTGCGGAAGTGTTGGAAAAGGTAGTTGCTTACCAAACTCGGATTCACAATCTTCCGCGAGTCAAAGATAGACCTGAGGAAACATAA
- a CDS encoding motility protein A, whose protein sequence is MDIATVIGLALGAGLMLLGVVTGGLALTDLIDIPSVMITFGGAAAATIISFPWTSTIGVGAVTKKAFQNPPSDLPGLITTLVSFSEKARREGLLALEDDINELPEEFLKKGIQLVVDGTDPELVRNIMETEIGNTATRHAYGRSWWDAYAGFAPGFGMLGTLVGLVGMLKNLGGGDASAIGQGMATALITTLYGSLAQNLFAAPIVRKLTRRSEDELVVKQVMVEGTLSIQSGDNPRIVKEKLASFLTPAERTALKDDGD, encoded by the coding sequence ATGGATATAGCTACAGTCATTGGTTTGGCCCTGGGAGCGGGTTTGATGTTACTTGGGGTGGTTACGGGGGGTCTTGCTCTAACAGACCTTATCGATATTCCCTCGGTAATGATTACATTTGGTGGTGCCGCCGCCGCTACGATCATTTCCTTTCCTTGGACTTCCACCATTGGAGTGGGGGCTGTCACCAAGAAGGCCTTTCAAAATCCTCCCTCAGATTTACCTGGTCTCATTACGACACTTGTTAGTTTTTCTGAAAAAGCAAGACGGGAAGGTCTTCTTGCCTTAGAAGATGATATCAACGAACTTCCTGAGGAATTTTTAAAGAAGGGAATCCAACTCGTTGTGGATGGAACCGATCCCGAACTGGTTCGTAATATTATGGAAACCGAAATTGGGAACACAGCCACAAGACATGCGTATGGCCGGTCTTGGTGGGATGCTTACGCTGGTTTTGCGCCAGGGTTCGGGATGCTTGGGACCCTTGTGGGTCTTGTGGGGATGTTAAAGAACTTAGGTGGTGGGGATGCCAGTGCGATTGGACAAGGTATGGCGACAGCTCTTATTACCACATTATACGGATCACTGGCACAGAACTTATTTGCAGCACCAATTGTAAGAAAACTAACAAGACGATCGGAAGATGAACTTGTAGTCAAACAAGTGATGGTGGAAGGAACTTTATCGATTCAATCAGGGGACAACCCAAGGATTGTAAAAGAGAAATTAGCGAGTTTCTTAACTCCTGCAGAAAGAACTGCATTGAAAGACGACGGAGATTAA
- the motB gene encoding flagellar motor protein MotB: MAKKDKCPECIQKVPEFMATYGDMVTLLLCFFILLYTTGKTDAKEMQIILSAFKSTTGFFTGGQTLSKGSLEEMGMQIESLPSQVVGRNLSKSKKDAQEVFKPEVEAGKVRISENERGLVISLVGADYFYPGSAILTPAIRETLRKAAGLIKGLERFVRVEGHSDDDAVNPVNRPGREEREYINNWDLAGARAVNATVFMINSEEIEPSWFQAVSFGSYRPLVLENEGTPEAKAFNRRVDIIILTEKSTKRAPGESKYGLPDTRLPNTETNVEGEF, encoded by the coding sequence ATGGCTAAAAAAGATAAATGTCCTGAGTGCATCCAAAAAGTTCCCGAGTTCATGGCAACTTACGGGGACATGGTGACACTTCTCCTTTGTTTCTTTATCCTTTTGTATACAACGGGTAAAACAGATGCAAAAGAAATGCAGATCATTTTATCTGCATTTAAATCCACTACAGGATTTTTCACCGGGGGACAAACTCTTTCCAAAGGATCTTTGGAAGAGATGGGAATGCAAATTGAATCTTTGCCGTCTCAAGTAGTGGGAAGAAACCTTTCTAAGTCCAAAAAAGATGCCCAAGAAGTTTTTAAACCAGAAGTGGAAGCAGGCAAAGTTCGTATTTCTGAAAACGAAAGAGGACTTGTGATTTCTCTTGTAGGTGCTGATTATTTTTATCCGGGTTCAGCAATTCTAACACCAGCGATTCGAGAGACTTTACGAAAAGCTGCAGGACTCATCAAAGGACTCGAACGTTTTGTTCGGGTGGAAGGACATAGTGATGATGATGCCGTTAATCCGGTGAACCGCCCTGGAAGAGAAGAAAGAGAATATATTAATAACTGGGATTTGGCGGGAGCAAGGGCAGTGAACGCGACCGTTTTTATGATCAATTCAGAAGAAATTGAACCAAGTTGGTTCCAAGCGGTAAGCTTTGGATCCTACAGACCTCTTGTATTGGAAAATGAAGGAACACCGGAAGCCAAAGCTTTCAACCGTCGTGTGGATATCATCATTTTAACCGAGAAGTCTACCAAACGTGCACCAGGAGAAAGTAAATACGGTCTACCTGACACTCGTTTGCCGAACACTGAAACAAATGTAGAAGGAGAATTTTAA
- a CDS encoding flagellar basal body-associated FliL family protein, with translation MGDREVDEEEGGLAEGSSASAGMSPIVKWLLYIAAAIFGIIIVTVISMFVAQKTATSVFKQQKNISLVKAPPPLEVYTFQEEFRVNTSDVGESHFVKLKMSLGFESGQPALSAELAARVAQMQNIINLVIARKTKDDLKSITNQLDLREEIKAHLNHILTNGKIKEVYFTEFLVN, from the coding sequence ATGGGTGACCGTGAAGTAGATGAAGAAGAAGGTGGGTTAGCCGAAGGTAGTTCCGCCTCTGCAGGGATGTCCCCCATTGTAAAATGGTTATTGTACATTGCTGCGGCCATTTTTGGAATTATCATTGTAACCGTTATATCAATGTTTGTTGCTCAAAAGACAGCAACAAGTGTGTTTAAACAACAAAAGAATATATCTCTTGTGAAAGCTCCCCCTCCTTTGGAAGTTTACACATTTCAAGAAGAATTTAGAGTGAATACTTCTGATGTTGGAGAATCACACTTTGTTAAGTTGAAGATGTCTCTTGGATTTGAATCTGGACAACCTGCACTTTCTGCGGAACTTGCGGCTCGTGTGGCTCAAATGCAAAACATCATCAACTTAGTCATTGCACGAAAAACAAAAGACGATTTAAAATCCATTACCAACCAATTGGATTTACGTGAGGAAATCAAAGCCCACTTAAATCACATTTTGACCAATGGAAAAATCAAAGAGGTTTACTTTACCGAGTTCTTGGTAAACTAG
- the kdsB gene encoding 3-deoxy-manno-octulosonate cytidylyltransferase has product MSDQILGVIPARFASTRFPGKPLALIGTKPMIQWTYHHASLSKSIHRLVVATDDQRIHDVVLGFGGESILTSPDHPTGTDRIIEVAEKYPGYGIILNVQGDEPGMETSLIDGVLGLKTKYRDWDMTTAAVPFTSSEDPKDPNKVKVVFDRVGRANYFSRSPIPASFKADAKYHRHLGIYAYERDFLMNYNHLPASDWETVESLEQLRALQNGSTIGVYLSDKANLGVDSPADLEIVINEFKQKGLI; this is encoded by the coding sequence ATGTCCGACCAAATCCTTGGTGTGATCCCCGCGAGGTTCGCGAGCACAAGATTCCCTGGAAAACCACTGGCCCTCATTGGCACAAAACCAATGATCCAGTGGACCTACCACCACGCTTCTCTTTCCAAGTCTATCCACCGTTTGGTGGTCGCAACTGATGACCAAAGAATTCATGATGTTGTTTTGGGTTTTGGTGGAGAGTCCATACTCACAAGTCCCGACCATCCTACCGGTACCGACAGGATCATTGAAGTTGCAGAAAAATACCCAGGTTATGGAATCATTCTCAATGTCCAAGGAGATGAACCAGGAATGGAGACTTCTCTTATCGATGGAGTTCTTGGTTTAAAAACCAAATATAGAGATTGGGACATGACCACAGCAGCAGTTCCTTTTACTAGTTCCGAAGATCCAAAAGACCCTAACAAAGTAAAGGTGGTCTTTGATAGGGTTGGACGTGCGAATTATTTTTCTCGTTCTCCGATTCCCGCTTCTTTTAAAGCGGATGCTAAGTATCATCGCCATTTAGGGATTTATGCTTATGAAAGAGATTTTTTAATGAATTACAACCACTTGCCGGCTTCTGATTGGGAAACAGTAGAATCTTTAGAACAACTTCGTGCTTTGCAGAATGGATCTACCATCGGAGTTTATCTTTCTGACAAAGCAAACTTAGGTGTGGATTCACCGGCGGATTTAGAAATTGTGATCAATGAATTCAAACAAAAGGGTTTAATTTAA